In Paractinoplanes brasiliensis, the following proteins share a genomic window:
- a CDS encoding error-prone DNA polymerase, protein MGFHNPKISWSELEKTLTGKVVDPLAIDGDGGDSPAWSRKRQAYAAPALIRKQSVTPYAELHCHSNFSFLDGASHPEELAEEAARLGLRGLAVTDHDGFYGVVRFSQAARELGLPTIFGAELSLDLTKPQNGEADPEGRHLLALAHGHEGYARLAATLSRAQLAGGEKGKPEYGDLEEIAATLRDHVLILTGCRKGPVPLALATEGVDAAAYELDRLVALFGRPNVAVELTAHGDPYDDDRNDVLFALAKSRGLEVVATNNVHYATPARRRLATALAAVRSRRGLDEIDGWLPAAGTAHLRSGDEMARRFAAYPGAVEAAAMFGEGLAFDIELIAPRLPDFDIPEPGHTEMTWLRELTMRGARDRYGPPEAHPRAYEQIEYELRMIEELGFPGYFLVVYDIVQFCRDQGIYAQGRGSAANSAVCYALRITNVDAVAHNLLFERFLAPERDGPPDIDVDIESDRREEVIQHVYRKYGREHTAQVANVISYRPRSAVRDMAKAFGFSPGQQDAWSKQIDRWGSVATVDVEDIPPQVVEFANQVQDFPRHLGIHSGGMVICDRPIIEVCPVEWGRMPGRTVLQWDKDDCAAIELVKFDLLGLGMLSALRYAYEMIESDLDISTMDLTDPEVYEMLCRADSVGVFQVESRAQMATLPRLKPRVFYDLVVEVALIRPGPIQGGSVHPYIRRKNGQEEVTYPHPLMRNALEKTLGVPLFQEQLMQLAIDVAGFDPAEADQLRRAMGSKRSIEKMERIKKRLYEGMAANGITGELADDLFVKLSAFANYGFPESHSMSFAYLVYASAWLKRYHPAAFCAALLNAQPMGFYSPQSLVDDARRHGVEVRRPDINLSDAKATLESAPQTRWGALPGEPPYAWGLGGPAVRQGLGSIRSLGEELAERIEQERRAHGPYGGMTDLARRTGCTTAHLEALATADAFAGFGLTRREALWAAGAAAQDRPDRLPGTVTGTDAPMLPGMSAVDELVADVWATGLSPDSHPAQFIRADLDRAGAIPINRLSRVEAGARIRVGGIVTHRQRPATAGGVTFVNLEDETGMLNVTCSPGLWQRYRRVARTSSALLVRGRLEKAEGVLNLVADRLEAVTPPVSPASRDFR, encoded by the coding sequence GTGGGCTTTCATAACCCCAAGATCTCGTGGTCGGAGCTCGAGAAGACGCTCACCGGCAAGGTGGTCGACCCGCTGGCGATCGACGGGGACGGCGGTGACTCGCCCGCGTGGTCGCGCAAGCGTCAGGCGTACGCGGCCCCCGCCCTCATCAGGAAACAGAGCGTCACCCCGTACGCGGAATTGCACTGTCACTCGAATTTCAGCTTCCTCGACGGGGCCAGTCACCCCGAGGAACTCGCCGAGGAAGCCGCCCGCCTGGGGTTGCGGGGCCTGGCCGTCACCGATCACGACGGCTTCTACGGCGTGGTCCGTTTCTCGCAGGCCGCCCGCGAACTCGGCCTGCCCACGATCTTCGGCGCCGAGCTCTCCCTCGACCTCACCAAGCCGCAGAACGGCGAGGCCGACCCGGAGGGCCGTCACCTGCTCGCCCTCGCGCACGGTCACGAGGGGTACGCGCGTCTGGCCGCCACCCTGTCACGCGCGCAGCTGGCCGGCGGCGAGAAGGGCAAGCCCGAGTACGGCGACCTGGAGGAGATCGCGGCCACCCTGCGTGACCATGTGCTGATCCTCACCGGTTGCCGCAAGGGCCCCGTCCCGCTCGCGCTGGCCACCGAGGGGGTCGACGCCGCCGCGTACGAGCTCGATCGTCTGGTCGCCCTGTTCGGCCGGCCGAATGTCGCCGTCGAGCTGACCGCGCACGGCGACCCGTACGACGACGACCGCAACGACGTCCTGTTCGCGCTGGCCAAGAGCCGCGGCCTGGAGGTCGTGGCCACCAACAACGTGCACTACGCCACCCCGGCCCGGCGGCGGCTCGCCACCGCGCTGGCCGCTGTCCGGTCCCGCCGCGGCCTTGACGAGATCGACGGCTGGCTGCCCGCGGCCGGCACCGCCCACCTGCGCAGCGGCGACGAGATGGCCCGCCGGTTCGCCGCGTACCCGGGGGCTGTCGAGGCGGCCGCGATGTTCGGCGAGGGTCTGGCGTTCGACATCGAGCTGATCGCGCCGCGGCTGCCCGATTTCGACATCCCCGAACCGGGGCACACCGAGATGACCTGGCTGCGCGAGCTCACGATGCGCGGCGCCCGGGACCGTTACGGCCCACCCGAGGCGCACCCCCGGGCGTACGAGCAGATCGAGTACGAGCTCCGGATGATCGAGGAGCTGGGGTTCCCGGGTTACTTCCTGGTCGTCTACGACATCGTCCAGTTCTGCCGTGACCAGGGCATCTATGCCCAGGGCCGGGGCAGCGCGGCCAACTCCGCGGTCTGTTACGCGCTGCGCATCACCAATGTGGACGCGGTGGCGCACAACCTGCTGTTCGAGCGGTTCCTGGCCCCGGAACGCGACGGCCCGCCCGACATCGACGTCGACATCGAGTCGGACCGGCGTGAGGAGGTCATCCAGCACGTCTACCGCAAGTACGGGCGCGAGCACACGGCCCAGGTCGCCAACGTGATCTCGTACCGGCCGCGGTCGGCGGTGCGGGACATGGCGAAGGCGTTCGGGTTCTCGCCGGGCCAGCAGGACGCCTGGAGCAAGCAGATCGACCGGTGGGGCAGCGTGGCCACCGTCGACGTCGAGGACATCCCGCCGCAGGTGGTCGAGTTCGCCAACCAGGTGCAGGACTTCCCGCGGCACCTGGGCATCCACTCGGGCGGCATGGTGATCTGCGACCGCCCGATCATCGAGGTGTGCCCGGTGGAGTGGGGCCGGATGCCGGGCCGCACGGTGCTGCAGTGGGACAAGGACGACTGCGCGGCGATCGAGCTGGTCAAGTTCGACCTGCTGGGGCTGGGCATGCTGTCCGCGCTGCGGTACGCGTACGAAATGATCGAGTCCGACCTGGACATCTCCACCATGGACCTGACCGATCCCGAGGTCTACGAAATGCTTTGCCGGGCCGATTCGGTGGGCGTTTTCCAGGTGGAGAGCCGTGCCCAGATGGCGACCCTGCCCCGGCTCAAACCGCGTGTGTTCTACGACCTGGTGGTCGAGGTGGCGCTCATCCGCCCCGGACCCATTCAGGGCGGCTCGGTCCACCCGTACATCCGGCGCAAGAACGGTCAGGAAGAGGTCACCTATCCACACCCGTTGATGCGCAACGCGCTCGAGAAGACGCTCGGCGTGCCGCTCTTCCAGGAGCAGTTGATGCAGCTGGCGATCGACGTTGCCGGTTTCGACCCGGCCGAGGCCGACCAGCTGCGCCGCGCGATGGGCTCGAAAAGGTCGATCGAGAAGATGGAGAGAATCAAGAAGCGCCTGTACGAGGGGATGGCCGCCAACGGCATCACCGGCGAGCTCGCCGACGACCTGTTCGTGAAACTGTCCGCGTTCGCCAATTACGGCTTCCCGGAAAGCCACTCGATGAGCTTCGCCTACCTGGTCTACGCCAGCGCCTGGCTCAAGCGGTATCACCCGGCCGCTTTCTGCGCGGCGCTGCTGAACGCGCAGCCGATGGGCTTCTATTCGCCGCAGTCGCTGGTCGACGACGCCCGGCGGCACGGGGTCGAGGTGCGCCGGCCCGACATCAACCTGAGCGACGCCAAGGCCACCCTCGAGTCGGCACCCCAGACCCGGTGGGGCGCCCTGCCCGGCGAGCCCCCGTACGCGTGGGGGCTGGGCGGCCCGGCCGTGCGGCAGGGGCTGGGCAGCATCCGTTCGCTGGGGGAGGAGCTGGCCGAGCGCATCGAGCAGGAACGGCGCGCCCACGGCCCGTACGGGGGAATGACCGATCTTGCCCGCCGCACGGGTTGCACGACCGCCCACTTGGAGGCGCTGGCGACCGCCGACGCGTTCGCCGGGTTCGGGCTGACCCGGCGGGAGGCGCTGTGGGCCGCCGGAGCCGCCGCGCAGGACCGGCCCGACCGGCTGCCCGGCACGGTGACCGGCACCGACGCGCCCATGTTGCCTGGCATGAGCGCGGTCGACGAACTGGTCGCCGACGTGTGGGCCACCGGCCTGTCGCCCGACTCGCACCCGGCCCAGTTCATCCGGGCCGACCTCGACAGGGCGGGCGCGATCCCGATCAACCGGTTGAGCCGGGTCGAGGCGGGCGCCCGCATCCGGGTCGGGGGGATCGTCACCCACCGGCAGCGCCCGGCCACCGCGGGCGGGGTGACGTTCGTGAACCTCGAGGACGAGACCGGGATGCTCAACGTGACCTGCTCCCCGGGGCTGTGGCAGCGCTACCGGCGGGTCGCGCGCACCAGCTCGGCGCTGCTCGTGCGCGGCCGGCTCGAGAAGGCCGAGGGGGTGCTCAACCTGGTGGCCGACCGGCTGGAGGCGGTCACCCCACCGGTTTCGCCGGCCTCCCGGGACTTCCGCTGA
- a CDS encoding DNA polymerase Y family protein yields the protein MAGREAGSRAVAGTVGARTMLLWCPDWPVIAAEIVLGVPSAGPVVVLHGNRVIACSEAARQEGVRRGLRRREAQSRCPQVEAVEHDPGRDARAFEPVVAAVEEVAAGVEVIRPGACAVAARGPSRYFGGEETAAERIVEQVAESCAVESQVGIADGVFAAGLAARAGRVIAPGGTAEFLRGQPIEALERPELTDLLKRLGLKTLGEFAALPAGDVLTRFGFDGALAHRLAAGFDHRPLAVRRPPPDLEVSETYDEPLERVDVAAFAGRALAERLHDKLAAYGLACTRLGIEAVTANGQELHRVWRHDGTLTSAAIAERVRWQLDGWLTGARRGAPARPTAGLVRLRLIPDGVLVHLGLQPGLWGDAGADRERAHRAFSRVQGLLGPESVVTPVLGGGRNADDQIRLVPWGDERDPHRPAAPHADPIPGITTVPVLSRHTQAELTLHLPNPPSPVRDEPAPEEGAFPWPPVEGAELTRRPFRDPQGAITPISHLSEMEMWREGLRDGGSRSEVWDGERQDGETGDRERQDRETGDGLWDRGRREKARDEGRRKEKQEGTRDGGRQKEALEEEGVSAGGKGERPGLELVGAAGRPVLGVVPGGRQGAGHGTETPARASGSEKPGGMEEGKAAQRAEAKAGKGRKKVKKEPPWPGRVPRPAPAIVLGHGVPAVVLDGDGEAVGVSARLDLTGSPAALIVERARPVAIAGWAGPWPVDERWWDSEQARRRARFQVLLSDGRAFLLSLSGGHWAVEAIYD from the coding sequence ATGGCGGGGCGGGAGGCGGGCAGCCGGGCCGTGGCGGGGACGGTCGGGGCGCGGACCATGCTGCTCTGGTGCCCGGACTGGCCGGTCATCGCGGCCGAGATCGTGCTCGGGGTGCCGTCCGCGGGGCCGGTTGTCGTGCTGCACGGCAACCGGGTGATCGCTTGTTCGGAGGCGGCGCGGCAGGAGGGCGTACGGCGGGGGCTCCGGCGGCGGGAAGCGCAGAGCAGATGCCCGCAGGTCGAGGCGGTCGAGCATGATCCGGGCCGGGACGCGCGGGCGTTCGAGCCGGTGGTCGCGGCCGTCGAGGAGGTGGCCGCCGGGGTCGAGGTGATCCGGCCGGGGGCGTGCGCGGTCGCCGCTCGGGGGCCGTCGCGCTACTTCGGCGGGGAGGAAACCGCGGCCGAGCGGATCGTCGAGCAGGTCGCCGAGTCGTGTGCGGTGGAGAGTCAGGTCGGCATCGCCGATGGGGTGTTCGCGGCGGGGCTCGCGGCTCGGGCCGGCCGGGTGATCGCGCCCGGCGGGACGGCCGAGTTCCTGCGGGGGCAGCCGATCGAGGCGCTCGAACGGCCCGAGCTGACCGATCTGCTCAAGCGGCTCGGGCTCAAGACGCTGGGCGAGTTCGCGGCGTTGCCGGCGGGGGACGTGCTGACCCGGTTCGGCTTCGACGGGGCGCTGGCGCATCGGCTCGCGGCCGGGTTCGACCATCGTCCGCTCGCGGTGCGCCGGCCGCCGCCCGACCTGGAGGTCTCCGAGACGTACGACGAACCGCTCGAACGGGTCGACGTGGCCGCCTTCGCCGGGCGTGCGCTGGCCGAGCGGTTGCATGACAAACTCGCCGCGTACGGGCTGGCCTGCACCCGCCTGGGCATCGAGGCGGTCACCGCGAACGGCCAGGAACTGCACCGCGTCTGGCGGCACGACGGCACGCTGACCTCGGCCGCCATCGCCGAACGGGTCCGCTGGCAGCTGGACGGCTGGCTCACCGGCGCCCGCCGCGGTGCTCCGGCACGCCCGACCGCGGGTCTGGTGCGGTTGCGCCTGATCCCCGACGGTGTGCTCGTCCACCTCGGACTTCAGCCCGGCCTGTGGGGTGACGCCGGGGCCGACCGGGAACGGGCGCATCGCGCGTTCAGCCGGGTGCAGGGCCTGCTCGGACCCGAGTCGGTGGTCACCCCCGTGCTGGGCGGTGGCCGTAACGCCGACGACCAGATCCGCCTGGTCCCCTGGGGCGACGAACGTGACCCGCACCGGCCCGCGGCCCCCCACGCCGACCCGATTCCGGGCATAACCACCGTCCCGGTGCTGTCCCGCCACACCCAGGCCGAGCTCACGCTGCATCTCCCCAACCCACCATCCCCCGTACGCGATGAGCCCGCCCCCGAAGAAGGGGCGTTCCCCTGGCCACCCGTGGAGGGTGCGGAGCTCACCCGTCGCCCCTTCCGCGATCCCCAGGGTGCAATAACTCCCATTTCGCATTTGTCCGAAATGGAGATGTGGCGGGAAGGACTACGGGACGGGGGTTCGCGGAGTGAGGTGTGGGACGGGGAGAGGCAGGACGGGGAGACGGGGGATAGGGAGAGACAGGACAGGGAGACGGGGGATGGGCTGTGGGACAGGGGCCGGCGAGAGAAGGCGCGGGATGAAGGCCGGCGAAAGGAGAAGCAAGAGGGGACGAGGGACGGTGGCCGACAGAAAGAGGCACTGGAGGAGGAAGGGGTATCGGCGGGAGGCAAAGGCGAGCGGCCTGGGTTGGAGCTGGTAGGGGCAGCCGGCCGGCCGGTGCTGGGGGTGGTGCCGGGTGGGCGACAAGGCGCCGGGCACGGGACGGAAACGCCGGCGCGGGCGTCAGGGAGTGAGAAGCCCGGTGGGATGGAGGAAGGGAAAGCGGCCCAGCGGGCGGAGGCGAAGGCGGGCAAGGGGCGGAAGAAGGTCAAGAAGGAACCGCCGTGGCCGGGGCGGGTGCCCAGGCCGGCGCCGGCGATCGTGCTGGGGCACGGCGTGCCGGCGGTGGTGCTCGACGGGGACGGGGAGGCCGTGGGGGTCAGCGCGCGGCTTGATCTCACCGGGAGCCCGGCGGCCCTGATCGTCGAGCGTGCCCGGCCCGTGGCCATCGCGGGGTGGGCCGGGCCGTGGCCGGTGGACGAGCGCTGGTGGGACTCCGAGCAGGCGCGGCGGCGGGCGCGGTTCCAGGTGTTGCTCTCCGACGGGCGGGCGTTTCTGCTCAGCCTCTCCGGGGGGCACTGGGCCGTCGAGGCGATCTATGACTAG
- a CDS encoding SAV_6107 family HEPN domain-containing protein, whose amino-acid sequence MTVPGLAHAPTAAARADAPTVPAHMLPQRTPAQLLAIARDGLAEAARTQPDGIRYATAHLAALRAAAAVLAARARPAPASRRSKVTSVWSLLVLVAPDFGEWANYFALGASKRAAAEAGIPRVVTPREADDLLRAAEQFVAVVESSLGLAYQPTLAA is encoded by the coding sequence ATGACCGTGCCCGGGTTGGCGCATGCGCCGACGGCGGCGGCCCGGGCTGATGCCCCGACCGTTCCGGCTCACATGCTTCCGCAGCGCACGCCCGCCCAGTTGCTGGCCATCGCCCGTGACGGGCTGGCCGAGGCGGCGCGCACGCAGCCCGACGGCATCCGTTACGCGACGGCTCACCTGGCCGCGCTGCGAGCCGCGGCCGCTGTTCTCGCGGCTCGGGCCCGCCCCGCCCCGGCCAGCCGGCGCAGCAAGGTGACCAGCGTCTGGTCGCTGCTGGTGCTGGTGGCGCCCGATTTCGGCGAATGGGCCAACTACTTCGCTCTCGGAGCCTCCAAACGCGCGGCGGCCGAGGCCGGCATCCCACGCGTGGTGACTCCCCGCGAGGCCGACGACCTGCTGCGCGCCGCCGAACAGTTCGTGGCCGTGGTCGAGTCGTCGCTGGGCCTGGCCTACCAGCCCACACTGGCCGCCTGA
- a CDS encoding NAD(P)-dependent alcohol dehydrogenase — MKAITQEKYGVMGLAEIEPPTCEPGTVLVRVRAASINARDWHIMRGDPYLARLTMMGARRPRTRIRGTDFAGTVEAVGAGVDSFQPGDEVFGDLGDAHGAFASLVCAPAETIEFKPAGISFSEAAALPLAGSTALMGLRDVGRVRPGARVLINGASGGVGTYAVQIAKALGAHVTAVCSTRNVDLVRSLGADEVVDYKVEDFATAVTPYEVVFDLVGNRSLRDLRRVLAPRGTLVLSGGGTFRGRPTLLGPMKLILGAQLAARFSRLRMVVLSVPPSRALLTGLRELVEAGRLTSVIDRTYPLAEVPEAIRYMEAEHVRAKVVITV; from the coding sequence ATGAAGGCGATCACACAAGAGAAGTACGGCGTCATGGGGCTCGCGGAGATCGAGCCGCCCACCTGCGAGCCGGGCACAGTCCTCGTACGGGTGCGGGCCGCGTCGATCAACGCGCGGGACTGGCACATCATGCGCGGCGACCCCTATCTGGCCCGGCTCACGATGATGGGCGCGCGCCGGCCGCGTACCAGGATCCGGGGCACGGACTTCGCCGGCACGGTCGAGGCGGTCGGCGCCGGGGTCGACAGTTTCCAGCCCGGTGACGAGGTGTTCGGGGACCTGGGTGACGCGCACGGCGCGTTCGCGTCGCTGGTGTGCGCGCCGGCCGAGACGATCGAGTTCAAGCCGGCCGGGATCAGCTTCTCCGAGGCCGCGGCCCTGCCCCTGGCCGGCAGCACGGCCCTGATGGGGCTGCGGGACGTGGGCCGGGTCCGCCCCGGCGCCCGGGTCCTGATCAACGGCGCCTCCGGCGGGGTGGGCACGTATGCCGTTCAGATAGCGAAAGCCCTCGGCGCCCACGTGACCGCGGTCTGCAGCACCCGGAATGTCGACCTCGTCCGGTCTCTGGGCGCTGACGAGGTCGTGGATTACAAGGTCGAGGATTTCGCTACCGCTGTCACCCCGTACGAGGTGGTGTTCGACCTCGTCGGGAACCGGTCGCTGCGGGATCTGCGGCGGGTGCTGGCCCCCCGCGGGACGCTTGTGCTCTCCGGCGGCGGCACCTTCCGGGGGCGGCCCACGCTGCTCGGGCCCATGAAGCTGATCCTCGGGGCGCAGCTCGCGGCGCGGTTCAGCCGGTTGCGCATGGTCGTGCTGTCGGTCCCGCCCAGCCGCGCGCTGCTGACCGGGCTGCGGGAACTCGTCGAGGCGGGCCGGCTCACCTCGGTGATCGACCGCACCTATCCGCTGGCCGAGGTGCCCGAGGCGATCCGTTACATGGAGGCCGAGCACGTCCGGGCCAAGGTCGTCATCACAGTGTGA
- a CDS encoding response regulator codes for MSDNIRVVVADDQEIVRTGLTMILNAEPDIQVVGEAPDGRRAVELAQRLRPDVCLFDIRMPGMDGIEATRRLAGPAVTDPLAVVVITTFDLDEYVYSALRAGARGFLLKDAGTDLLSQAVHAAARGDALIAPNVTTRLLKAFADTGPAGPPTQPIEALTDREEEVLLAVARGWTNAEIAHELHISLSTVKTHVTSLMAKLVVRNRVEIAMWAYETGRTANRA; via the coding sequence ATGAGCGACAACATCCGCGTGGTCGTCGCCGACGACCAGGAAATCGTCCGCACCGGCCTCACCATGATCCTCAACGCCGAACCGGACATTCAGGTGGTGGGGGAGGCCCCCGACGGGCGGCGGGCCGTCGAGCTGGCCCAGCGGCTGCGCCCCGACGTGTGCCTGTTCGACATCCGCATGCCCGGCATGGACGGCATCGAGGCCACCCGCCGCCTGGCCGGTCCCGCCGTCACCGACCCGCTCGCCGTCGTCGTCATCACCACGTTCGACCTCGACGAGTACGTCTACTCCGCCCTGCGCGCGGGCGCCCGCGGTTTCCTGCTCAAGGACGCGGGCACCGACCTGCTGAGCCAGGCCGTGCACGCCGCCGCCCGCGGTGACGCGCTGATTGCCCCGAACGTCACGACGCGGCTGCTCAAGGCGTTCGCCGACACCGGGCCGGCCGGGCCGCCGACCCAGCCGATCGAGGCCCTCACCGACCGCGAGGAAGAGGTGCTGCTGGCGGTGGCGCGGGGGTGGACCAACGCCGAGATCGCCCACGAGCTGCACATCAGCCTGAGCACGGTCAAGACCCACGTGACGAGCCTGATGGCCAAGCTGGTGGTGCGAAACCGGGTCGAGATCGCCATGTGGGCGTACGAGACGGGCCGCACGGCGAATCGCGCCTGA
- a CDS encoding sensor histidine kinase — protein sequence MRELLRSVWREPRFPGAPVRLRRDWVLLGVIVVATLVEGILTRAYSGLALGLLLAPTVLWRRTHPLPVVAIAFVTCFVWLPQPENASLAYLLLLPYALFRWGSGRESVIGAGLILAKIVASAVIGEITAADMLLGFVAMTAAFALATTFRYRARLLDRRLTEAKLRERERLARDLHDTVAHHVSAMAIRAQAGLAVAQRRPEAAVDALRLIETEAKSALAEMRTMVRALRHAQDAGLEPSPGLTELPRLAGRSSSGPVVEVELAGDLDDVPATVGTAIYRLAQESVTNARRHARQATRIDVRVTADDGFVRLRVSDDGVGGHPAGSSGFGLVGMSERAGLLGGTCEAGPAPGRGWTVTAALPRTGAAA from the coding sequence GTGCGCGAGTTGCTCCGCTCGGTGTGGCGGGAACCCCGGTTTCCCGGCGCGCCCGTCCGCCTCCGGCGAGACTGGGTGCTCCTGGGCGTCATCGTGGTGGCCACCCTCGTCGAGGGAATCCTGACCCGCGCCTATTCCGGCCTGGCGCTCGGTCTCCTGCTGGCCCCGACGGTGCTCTGGCGGCGTACTCATCCGCTGCCCGTGGTCGCGATCGCGTTCGTGACCTGTTTCGTCTGGCTGCCCCAGCCGGAAAACGCCTCGCTGGCCTATCTGCTGCTGCTTCCGTACGCGTTGTTCCGCTGGGGTTCCGGGCGCGAGTCGGTGATCGGCGCCGGGCTGATCCTGGCCAAGATCGTGGCCTCGGCCGTGATCGGCGAGATCACCGCGGCCGACATGCTGCTCGGCTTCGTCGCCATGACCGCGGCGTTCGCGCTGGCCACCACGTTCCGCTATCGCGCCCGGCTGCTCGACCGCCGGCTCACCGAGGCCAAACTCCGCGAACGCGAACGGCTCGCCCGCGACCTGCACGACACCGTCGCCCATCACGTCTCGGCGATGGCCATCCGCGCCCAGGCCGGTCTTGCGGTGGCGCAGCGGCGGCCCGAGGCCGCGGTCGACGCGCTGCGGCTCATCGAGACCGAGGCCAAGAGCGCCCTGGCCGAGATGCGCACGATGGTGCGGGCCCTGCGCCACGCCCAGGACGCGGGCCTCGAGCCCAGCCCCGGGCTCACCGAGCTGCCCCGGCTGGCCGGCCGCTCGTCATCCGGCCCGGTCGTCGAGGTCGAGCTGGCCGGCGACCTCGACGACGTGCCGGCCACGGTCGGCACGGCCATCTACCGCCTCGCCCAGGAATCGGTGACCAACGCGCGGCGGCACGCCCGGCAGGCCACCCGCATCGACGTGCGGGTCACCGCCGACGACGGGTTCGTGCGCCTGCGGGTCAGCGACGACGGGGTCGGCGGGCACCCGGCCGGCTCCAGCGGATTCGGCCTGGTCGGCATGAGCGAACGCGCGGGCCTGCTCGGCGGCACGTGCGAGGCCGGGCCCGCACCCGGTCGAGGGTGGACGGTCACCGCGGCGCTGCCCCGCACCGGAGCGGCCGCCTAG
- a CDS encoding bifunctional helix-turn-helix transcriptional regulator/GNAT family N-acetyltransferase, translating to MDQIEVVRDFNRFYTQRLGVLHDHYLGQGRPLGEARLLFEIGAGADLRDLRGRLGLDSGYLSRLLRSLGDQGLVSVGPHPADRRVRVATLTEAGRRERADLESRSRDSVAALLEPLTEEQRARLIEAQERIRRLVRLAGVAIEAVADDDPDGRGCLTAYASELALRFPEGYDPATLTPPGTLGDGTFLLAREEGAPVGCGLWIPSGSFAEIRHLWVSPAARGYGLGARLLRSLEQDAAAHGVTRLRLGTHPALTEAIALYRAAGYREIPSYDTSPYNQLSFEKEVVL from the coding sequence ATGGATCAGATCGAGGTGGTGCGGGACTTCAACCGGTTCTACACGCAACGGCTGGGCGTCCTGCACGATCATTACCTGGGGCAGGGCCGGCCGCTCGGCGAGGCGCGCCTGCTGTTCGAGATCGGCGCCGGCGCCGACCTGCGTGACCTGCGCGGCCGGCTCGGGCTCGACTCGGGTTATCTGAGCCGGCTGCTGCGCTCGCTCGGCGATCAGGGTCTGGTGTCGGTCGGTCCGCACCCCGCCGACCGCCGCGTACGCGTCGCCACCCTGACCGAGGCCGGGCGGCGGGAACGGGCCGACCTCGAGTCCCGTTCGCGCGACAGCGTCGCCGCGCTGCTCGAGCCGCTGACCGAGGAGCAGAGGGCGCGGCTGATCGAGGCGCAGGAGCGGATCCGCCGGCTGGTGCGCCTGGCCGGGGTCGCGATCGAGGCGGTCGCCGATGACGATCCCGACGGGCGGGGCTGCCTCACCGCGTACGCGTCGGAACTGGCTCTTCGGTTTCCTGAGGGCTACGACCCGGCCACCTTGACCCCGCCCGGGACGCTCGGCGACGGGACGTTCCTGCTGGCTCGTGAGGAGGGGGCGCCGGTCGGGTGTGGACTGTGGATTCCGTCGGGCTCGTTCGCCGAGATCCGGCATCTCTGGGTCAGCCCCGCCGCCCGCGGTTACGGCCTGGGCGCGCGCCTGCTGCGTTCGCTCGAACAGGACGCGGCCGCCCACGGGGTCACCCGGCTGCGGCTCGGCACCCACCCGGCGCTGACCGAGGCGATCGCGCTGTACCGGGCGGCCGGCTATCGCGAGATCCCGTCCTACGACACCTCGCCGTACAACCAGCTCTCCTTCGAAAAAGAGGTAGTACTTTAG
- a CDS encoding SDR family NAD(P)-dependent oxidoreductase, protein MPRTIVITGASSGVGLAAAEQLAATDTVVLVGRTPQRLEAAARQVRDAHVFRADFEDLDQVRDLAAQLREAYPKIDVLANNAGGMVEPYRRTKDGFEATIQGNHLAPFLLTHLLRDRLTGGVVIGTASRAHMRGVPDPDDLVGDPARYKAFPQYGAAKAANILFAAEAARRWPEITSVSFHPGVVRTNFGAGKATRFFYKYAPFLVTPEKAGALLVWLANNQHLVNGAYYVGHKVSTPFRHAGDPALAARLWDASAEATGVRG, encoded by the coding sequence ATGCCCCGGACCATCGTGATCACCGGCGCGAGCTCCGGGGTCGGCCTGGCCGCCGCCGAGCAACTGGCCGCGACCGACACCGTCGTGCTGGTCGGCCGCACCCCGCAACGCCTGGAGGCAGCCGCGCGGCAGGTGCGCGACGCCCACGTGTTCCGGGCCGACTTCGAAGACCTCGACCAGGTACGCGACCTGGCCGCCCAGCTCCGCGAGGCGTACCCGAAAATCGACGTCCTGGCCAACAACGCGGGAGGCATGGTCGAGCCCTACCGGCGTACGAAGGACGGTTTCGAGGCCACGATCCAGGGCAACCACCTGGCGCCGTTCCTGCTGACCCACCTGCTGCGCGACCGGCTGACCGGCGGCGTGGTGATCGGCACGGCCTCGCGGGCGCACATGCGCGGCGTCCCCGACCCGGACGACCTCGTCGGCGACCCGGCCCGCTACAAGGCGTTCCCGCAGTACGGCGCGGCCAAGGCGGCCAACATCCTGTTCGCGGCCGAGGCGGCCCGCCGCTGGCCCGAGATCACCAGCGTGTCGTTCCACCCCGGCGTGGTGCGCACCAATTTCGGCGCCGGCAAGGCCACCCGGTTCTTCTACAAGTACGCGCCCTTCCTGGTCACGCCGGAGAAGGCCGGCGCCCTGCTGGTCTGGCTGGCGAACAATCAGCACCTGGTCAACGGCGCCTACTACGTCGGGCACAAGGTGAGCACGCCGTTCCGGCACGCGGGTGACCCGGCCCTCGCCGCGCGTCTCTGGGACGCGAGCGCCGAGGCCACCGGCGTACGAGGGTGA